The Citrus sinensis cultivar Valencia sweet orange chromosome 4, DVS_A1.0, whole genome shotgun sequence DNA segment AATCCAGTTTACAATTGTCACCATAACTAGATTCAATGACTAGATCCAGCTGTGGTATGGTACCATCGTGGTACCATAGCTGGACCCATATATATAACCTAATAATTTTCAGAAGCTGAAATCACATTGACTTTTCTATACATAGTTTtgttagaaaattttgaatatgaaaagaaatcaaacgATGAAGTTATTTGTactctaaaaaatattctaaacACTTAATTACTTTATACActcatataataaatttaaaaaattgacttttcttttataatatttaaaatactaaaaggCTCTTATGTAAaccttttaaattaattatttttatttactatatacACTGATAAAACATTAAGTGCacctaaaatataaatttgaaaacttatttttttatttaaatttatttgatcataaaattagctataagaaaacaacaaaattaattttttttttatttcatatgcATTATTTATCCCACCAACCACCAGtcttctcttttcctttctgTTCATGGCTTAGCTACCATGATCAAAGTAACCTTATTTATACATAGAAGGCTATCCACAATCCCAATTTTACTTAAATGATCATATAGACCCTcttacttttataaataatcacaCATACTTCCTTTTAACTATTATACCTTTAATTACAATAACTCTATTGACTTTACATAAActtgtataattaatataaattaaaacttaaaatattataatatataaaataagataaaatttataaaatatttttaatattagaaaaattattattaatctgttatattctttaataataaaaaaatatatttgacatgtcaataatatcaaaataattatacctAACATTCAcagtaatttataaaatttatattattttatttacaatatcattttttaattatgtctatattagtataaatcttaaaatcaattttttgattatcataatttagttaataaaCTATGTTTAGATAGactaataataacttaatattaaaaataattttcattatatatgttattttattaattatacttattgtaatattttatttgtatcatttgatatttatttattatttttatttttattactgtatttatatttatttggtttgtcATCATTAAAAGGTATAATAGTCATTTGTGGAATTAAGGAGTTTGTAtggttatttataaaactCAAGAAATTTGTGTGATTATTTAAGCAAACTTTAAAGGTGTAGATGATTTTATtcctatttaatattttaagttgcAAGCAACTACTGCGTCAAAAGACTCATAACCACTCCACGAAATTAATCTCTTTATGAAAAATGCACTACTTTTTGTCATAAATAATgcttattatctttttatgatattaaaaaaaatcaacatattACAATTTCAATAAACTAATGTAAACTTGCTTCTGTAtcatatcataaaaaattgaataaatcaaaagaatttaTCTATGTTAGTAcccaagaaaaaagaaaattttaaagtttaagataaaaaaaattgataacgCTGAATGAATGAGTTAAATGAGTGTTTAgagtaataataacattattattattattttgttgtaatAGATACCTTGGtgataatttaaagaataatttataacaaaagtttttttttttattaagatatGGATATTCATATTAACTTTTAAGTGTAAATAATTACACCTCAAATCAACATATGTAACTCTTCTGAGAATTATTAACtaaattcttcaatttattatatatttttttctaatcacACCTCCATTtgtatgattaattaattaatttcgttatttactttttttttttcggataAGCGCTGTTTACTTATTCTTTAATCTAAgaagatatatattttgaaattgatatTTCATTTCTCCGGTagcttgtgagttgtgaagaagaaaagaaacagaGCCGCAATCCGCTATCACTAACATAACATAGGATAAGCCCCGGTTAAGGGTTTAAAGCAGCAAATGGGCAGCGCCACTCGATTCCTCTTCCTTCTCACTCCCTCTCCTCATCTCCGCCACCGCTGCCCCTCCATCCTCCGCCTCTCCCGCCACCAACTACACTGTCACCGTCACCGTCGCCTACAATCCCCTCTCCCACCACCGCTGGGGTCCACCGCCACGCGTTTACTCCCCATCAagtcctcctcctcctcctcccgCCAACTCCACGCACAAGCCCACTCCCCCCTCCCTCCGCGCGTGTTCCACCCCTGGTCCGAATTTCACGCGCTTCTCGATAGCCTCTCCGATCGccgcggcggcggcggcggcttCAACCGCCTGCATGCTGAAGACGCTTACGTCTCTGGCGCGGAGTTGCCTGAGGACTTCGTACGCGCTGCCAGCGCTTGCCTTTCCTTCGCGCGAGATAGGCCCAATCTGTTGAGGTTAGTTATTACTCTCTGACTCCgagatttttatttcttttttctttttttggtaaaaTGAAACTTTTATGATCCTGGTTGTTGTGTGGGATGCGTAGGATGGTCTCAAGGAGAGATGTTGAGGTGATAGTTGAAAGCGGCACGCCGTTTTTGTTCAAAAATGGGGATGAATCTGTGAGGAGGATGAAATCATTCGTGCGAAATGAGGTAACTTAACTTCATAATTTTGTGTTTGATCAGTTTTTTGaattcaatattttgaatGTTCTCATTGATTCTACAAACATAGAAAAATGATTGTATAAATAACTTCGTCTGGTAAAATAGATTGTGGTTTCAGAAATGGCTACAGAGTAGCTCTGTAGCTTTACATGCGCGATTAGAGTTACCATGCTTGGCGGGACAATTTAACTGCTGCTGATTTAACTGTAGCCTTTATTTCGGCAGATGTAATTTGAAACTCCTTGTAAATTGATATTGTTAGGATTTATAAAAGATAATTGTATGCAAACTAATTCTTTGTTGTGTACGATTGGCTACTAGAATAATATAGAAGAACAGTATTGATGTGTTATATTCTTTAGTCTGCATTTACTGTAAGTCTTTAAGATAAGGTCTTTGCCACTTtcttatttaaacttttaattagATTGAGACAATTTGAATCCTAGGGTATCAGGTTAGATGATAAACTTTCTATAGTTAGAAAGGCAATATTTTAGAAAGAAGCCAATTAACGTGTAGCGTATGCGGTCCTTTTAATGTACTTTTTGCATACAGGTTATAgaagataataaaaatcagGCAAATTCCTGTCATCCGAAAGTGAATTTTCCTCATGAAGTTTggaattatttgtttcttggTTTTTCTCCTTGCAATGCAGCTTGTTACTCACTCTATGGAACTCTTTACTGTTGATTTCTATTTCcataaaacattttctttttcagagtTTTTCTCAAATCATGATTAATATAGTATTTCCTCTCATTTAAACTAAGTGATATCTGTGGATAGGAGAGACCAGGATTTGACCAATGGAAGATGGAGGAGAAAATGTTTAATCAACTATCTTATGCACTGATGTTCCAAGAATAGTTAAAACCAAGCTGTGAACCTTTGGAACTTTTGTACTTTCTATTAAACTTAGATTATGAAACTTAACATGAACTAAGAGTATTATAATGTCTATCTTGAAgtattttactaatttattcatttttcatattttttttaattgaacttAAAACTTATTGGGGgaaagtttttatttgtttctatcTTCTTCTCTTGACAATTATCcattttattcaaaagatttaaattgattatggAAGTTACAACTCACTGATCCAGTGCTATCCATGTTGTTTACTATCTTACCCTTTTAGGTGTCTGATTTTGATGAACCAAACACAGTTGATTTGATGAAGTTTTTGTTGAGTTATGCAAGTGATCTTGCTGCTTCTTTGGAGGTGGATAATCTATACAATAGGGAACTTGTTGAGTCATCTGTTCGAAATCTGTTGGGTGAATTGGCCAAGCTAAGCTATGGCACTCCAGCATCAAACTCTTCTTCTGTGCAAAATCAGTTCCCTGATAGATATGGGCAAATGCAAAGGACCTCAGTGCAAAACATTCAAATGAAAAGAGGCGACTGGATTTGCCCAAGGTAGAGTGTtcaatattttcctttcatctGCCTTCTATTCTTGGAATTTACTATATCATCATAAGGTTTGTACTTCATGTATCATTTAAAAACTTTACAAATttgagtttctttttcttcctccTTTTACAGTTCTGTTTAGCAGCACTTTGTACCATACCGAATTGGATGAACTAACatgtaataaaattcataacttGCTCATTTTTGTGAACATTTGGcactttcttttaattgataGTTGTTTATTTTCATCTGGATTAAGCAGGTGTAGTTTTATGAACTTTGCGAGGAATGTGAAATGCCTCAAGTGTGATGAAGCTAGACCGAAGAGACAGCTGACTGGAGGGGAGTGGGAGTGTCCTCAGTGAGTATTTCTTTCTTGCTATGATTCTTTTGACTGTTAATGATACTGCTTCCATTCAATCGGCCAGTGGTGATTATACTTGTAACTTCCCTTTTCCAGATGCGATTTCTTTAACCATGCGAGGAATATGGAGTGCTTGAGGTGTGATTGCAAGCGACCTGGAGAATCCTCATATGCTACTGCTGATTCTAGATCAGGTTCAGGATATGGATATGGCTCTGCAATTAAGGATGACATTGATAGCCGGTCGACTGCTGACAAAGAGAAGGAACAACGGTGGTTTAGTAAAGTTTCCCAGCTGGATAATACCTCCGATTTGAGTAGTATAGCAGATGAAGATTTCCCTGAAATTATGCCACTGAGGAAAGGAGTTAACAGATTTGTTGTGAGCACAAGGAAGACACCCCTTGAGAGAAGGCTTGCTAATGCTGAGTATCGAAGAAACTTGGGCAATGATGGCATGCCTGAGGGTGATGATGTCCAGACGAGAGCTGTTGATGAGACCCCTGATAAAAAAGTCAGCCTTAATTTAGATGAACTTTTTGGTCGTTCATCAACTTCTCCTGAATCAAATAATGACAGTATCACTACTGACCAAAATGCTAGTGCAGATAGTTCTTCACCTTTTTCTAGTGCAGGTTCATCACGATATCCGAGAGGAAATAATTCCAATTATGTTCCATTTGTGCCATTACCTGCAGATATGTTTGCTGAGAAAACTGAGAATGCAAAGGTAGATGAAAGGATGTATGCAGAGTCCGAGAACTACTCGTCAGATGCTTCTGATACATCTGAACAAACTGGAGCAGTTTGTCGGGCCAGAGAATTTCATAACTCTGTAGACCATTTGCAGCTTTCTGAGAAACCTGTTAGCCAGATGGAGACCAAGcctaaagaaaatgaacaagCTGACAAACCTGAGAGATGGTTTAAGAGGGTTGCTGAGGTGGAAAACTTTGATGTAACGAGTGCGATTTCTGATGATGACTTCTCGGAGATCATGCCGATGCGCAAAGGAGAGAATCGATTTGTAgttaacaaaaagaaagatcGTTCTTTGACTTCACCAATGTACAGGAGACGTGTGGCTATGGAGCAAgctaataatactaatttcGTGCCCTTTGTGCCCTTCCCACCTGACTACTTTGCGAAGAAGGACAGGCAGGAGCCAGTGGGAGCAGATTCAACTGCTAAAGCTTCTGGAGAATCATCAAATTCTTTGATGCCTGAGAAGTTGAATGATGCAAGACCGGTTGTGCCTGATATGAATGGTGTGCAACAGATGGAAAACCAGCAGCTAGGTTCTGGAAGATGGAACTCAAAATCTTCTGGAGAGAATGTAGAAGGAATGAAGACGGGTAGTTCAGCTCATGAGACTTGTATCAATGCAAATTCAACCGGGAAGAATTTTAATAGTCTGCCTACCAACAACAAGAACTGGAGTAGTGGATATTCTGGGAAGGAGATGACAAATTCAGCTTGGAATTCAAATCAGCCGGCCGAAAACCAGAGTAGCGGATATTCTACAAAGGAGAATACGAATTTTGCCACGAGTCCATCTCAGCCAGCtgaaaatcaaaatgttaGAAGTAGCTGGACTGGAAAGAGCCTGGAGGGGTCAGCAGTGAAGGAACTGGATCCATTAGATATGTCTGAGGAGGCCAAGGCAGAGAGATGGTTTCGACGTGTCGCCCAGATCAAGGACATATCAGAGTTGAGTCAGATCCCAGATGAGGATTTCCCATCAATAATGCCAATGCGGAAAGGAGTGAACAGGTTTGTTGTAAGCAAGAGGAAAACACCATTAGAAAGGAGGTTGACATCTCAACGGTATCGAAGAAATCTTCCAATTGTTAGCTCTGAACCCATAAAGAAGGAAAGTGATAGTAGCCGAGAAAACACAGAAGATTTCAATTCTGGTATTGTTTAATGTACTCTatgcatatataaaatatatttatgttatcaaatttttgttcCTCGTAAGATTTCTGGGAAACAGACCCTTCAAAATATGCCACAATATTGTGATTACAAAGAGGGCATTTTGAGGTCTACTGTAGCAAGCCGTGATTTTTTTCGCTGTCACACGGTTTGTGAAGGTTACTATACTTGAGAATACGTAGTGAACTACTGTTTCCCTCAGGCTCTCAGCCGTGAATATGTTGATGTAGATCCTATTTGGTATTGaggtattataatttttaagttacggttactgtaaaaaaaattgtaactataaaatagaagttaatagtatatagtaaaaataaattttaaataataattttgataaaattattaaaaatataatagatttttcattatacatgtgaaaaattatataatcatatcttttaaattatagcagttagtgtttatcaaacactttagtaatacaatttttaagttacaatttCTCTGCATCAATATCAAACAGCCGAAATATTGCAATGTTAGATACCATTTCTCTACCAAGAAAGTTTAATGTAGTTTAGGTTTTGTACCCAGAGCCACATACTAAAACTAGCTCTCAGAGATTTGAAAGGCATTTGCCGCATGCCATTTGGGATCTGAAAAGCATTTGGGAATTTGGAGCATTTTGTTGAGGAATTTAGCTCTTGGATCTTGGAAAGGTATATATAAGTATGACAATTGGAAACAGACGGTGAGTCGGGGATTAggattattaacatttaatatttttctctgacTATATTATTGGAAACTAGCCaactataatatattattaaaaaatgttgaagAGATACTGTAGtgttaactaataattttatcttttcgtCTAATAGTACGCGATGTTATACTTCATTTTAGTAgaattttgtcaatttttttccaaaatatcAGTAATTCTGTATTATTAGTaccaaatacataattttaataatttgtaaatacataaaaaaaaaataatcctgCTTTATGGCCGGACCAAGGAGCAAAGATTTGTTGACGATTTGCAGTAACAGCCTGCCAGGCATGGATCATGATGGCAGCATGGGCGGACAGTGGAGACCCGCTTAATACGACAAATTTTCTCATCTTCATTTATATCAAATCTGTCCCTGTAATTTACAGATGTAACATCTATAATTATACCATACTATATATATCAAATCAGTCCGTTTTGTTTTAGGGCAGCAATTTGAGTTTGCACGCTATGTCAAATTTAGATGGATATGGCTTTGGTCCGTTGGTTATTCATGTGAAGAATTTTAAATGCTAACCTaaccatttaataatttataattgtgGCAACTGACGAACacattctttatattttatatttcaaaatttcacttGTTTAACATGTtcttacttattttttaaaatatatatagattaaTAGCTTCACAAATTCTAAATGATTTTGGCCTAAATaaagtgatttttatttgaaatatgaCAAACATTTAATGATACTGGATGATATCATAGAATGATAAAAGGAACTAATTTAATACAAGTGATATAATTATGGAATCAAACAtcatttttggtaaattaagGGAATAGTTTGATAATGCTCTATCAGAACTACGTGGCTCCGGGCTGGTCGCATTTTAGGAAAGAACACAAAACCAACATGTGTCGTTCAACCGAAGCCGTCAATCATCTTAAAAGCTTGGGCCTTCCAGTCTTGTCAGTTGCCACTTTTTCTCCATGCTTCCAGCTTCTAATTTTGCGGGAAAATGGGCAGGATATTTGGTCGAAATCTTGCATGTGATCCTCAGTTTTATCGTGTTTCTAAGCCTCGACTTTCTAGAAACTTTACTCTGCGTTATGTACAGATGCCTTGATGAGTTCTTTGAAGGGAAGGCCCCGCATTGTTACTGTGAAAAGAGGACTGATGgcgaagaagaaaatgagcaGTCGGAGACTTTGTGTGGGAGAAAAAATTTGTTTGGGCAAATGAGGTTTCCTGGGAATCCAAGAAGAGGGAAAGAGTGCGACAAAGTTACAAGTGATCATCAGCATCAGTTGGTGAATAGATGGTCTGATTGTGGGTGTGAGTCTTGCGTTTCTTGGATGAAAGCTGGTGATCAGAAACTTCACTTTGTGGTCAAAGAGCCCTCTCAAGGTGATTTTAATACTACTTTTCTTTGGCCTTAatcataacatttttaaaGTGCTTGTAATAAGTACAAGATTACCTGCTTCAACTTGATATGAAAAGGGGACACTCTTGATGCAGTCTCACAAGCACATGTTAATTGTTAGTCTGTTTGGTGCCGGTTTCTTGTTCTGATAAATAGTTAGCAACTCCATCTACTTATTGGGGTTTTGCTTTTTATGCATGTTATTTGACAGATTCTTCTGAAGGTTCAAAGGGAAATCCAATTGAAAATGTGATATTTTTACATGGGTTTCTCTGTTCTTCCTCAATATGGACAGAAACAGTGTTTCAAAATCTGTCTGAATCTGTAAAGGGTAAGTACAGGTTGTTTGCGGTTGATCTTCTGGGATTCGGAAAAAGTCCAAAGCCAAGAGATAGCTTGTATACATTGAGAGAGCACTTGGATATGATTGAACAATCTGTGATTTGCccatttgatttgaagtccttCCATTTGGTTGCACATTCCATGGGCTGCATAATCGCATTGGCCGTAGCTGCAAAGTACTCCAAGTCTGTTAAATCAATTACCCTTGTAGCACCTGTAAGTGAATAGATATGAAtgcttttttcttccaattttcatttcattttttgttattttatcaactacataacttcaaatttctttctttctgtttTCCACTCGTTCAGCCTTATCTCCCATCTTCGAAAGATGGCGCTAGTCTCGCTGTGCTTAATAGGCTCGCTGGGAGGAGATTGTGGCCTCCATTGTTGTTTGGTGCGGCTTTTATGTCATGGTACGAGCACTTGGGTCGATGCGTCTGCTTCTTTGTTTGCCGGAATCACAGGGCATGGGAGAGTTTACTTAAGCCACTCACTGGAAGAAGGTGGTAATCATTTCTACGTTGTGTCATTGTCATGTGTGTGTAAAATATACAAACCAGCAACTGAAATATTTTGCACTGGggctttgtttaatttttgtttcttctttcagGGATCTCAATTTCATAATAATGGACCTTCCTAGGCACACGCACCATTCGGCTTGGCATAGTATGCATAATGTGATTTGCGGGGGAGCAAAgtatatggatgattatttggAATCTTTGATTGAAAACAAAGTAAAACTCTATGTAATTCAAGGTGATCGGGACCAAGTTATCCCTATTGAGTGCAGTATCAACATTAGGAGGAAAGTTCCAAATGCAGAGGTCACTATAGTTCCCAATGCCAACCATAACTCTGTAATTCTTGGTAGAGAGAAGGATTTTACAGAGACATTGGAGCAAATTTGGGTATCATCAGCAGATATTAACGGGACAGGGCCAGGGTAATGATGTTCGGGATCTGATAGCTGTGTCATCGTTTCATGTCTGCATATTTATTCATTGAATTcgggagaaaaaaaataaaaagattttgaagCAGAGTTATTTACTATCTAATAGCtgtgttaattttcttttggatgACATTGGCATAGAACTTTTCAAGCATTGGAGAGATTATCGGAAATTAAGGGTGTGTTTCTGAATTCAGATTGAGGCGTTTTGGTTTTTAATCTACAACTACTGTGCGATAGAATCACCAGCGATTAGGAGTAATTGGGTGAGTATTCttagaaattagaaaatattaagaGCTGCctttcaattaattcaaatttattggaaTGAACCAAAGAATTGTAATCGGGAAACTATGTATTTTATGAGTCCTTTAATGATgctgtaaattattttttaccgTACCAATAAAGTTTCAATTACATaccatttaataaatagttcataataattatgatcATTCTTaatgtttgaaataatttcatttgaatagcatgttttatttaaaaatcacttttcaaccctcctttaaatttgtagtgtgataagatttttgaacattaatgtttcaaaatctattactGTTGAGTATAAGATATaacataaatcaaataaaaaagctgcaattataaaatttacatatgatgtaacactaataaatgacataactatatatgtatatttaagTGAATGTCATAAATtacatcaataaactcataggtgaaattgtttgtttacctaaattttttttttctttttgatagGCATCTAAAAATTACTTGATCTTctgtgttttaataaaatttaatattgcaTATTAAAATACCCGTTATTTGATATACTATTAAGGatcattatataattaatcatgtcgtatatattatttttaacacctATTTAGCATACCTATTTCATGAAATTATGGTATGTCAATTAATATGTTTTAC contains these protein-coding regions:
- the LOC102612795 gene encoding zinc finger protein VAR3, chloroplastic gives rise to the protein MGSATRFLFLLTPSPHLRHRCPSILRLSRHQLHCHRHRRLQSPLPPPLGSTATRLLPIKSSSSSSRQLHAQAHSPLPPRVFHPWSEFHALLDSLSDRRGGGGGFNRLHAEDAYVSGAELPEDFVRAASACLSFARDRPNLLRMVSRRDVEVIVESGTPFLFKNGDESVRRMKSFVRNEVSDFDEPNTVDLMKFLLSYASDLAASLEVDNLYNRELVESSVRNLLGELAKLSYGTPASNSSSVQNQFPDRYGQMQRTSVQNIQMKRGDWICPRCSFMNFARNVKCLKCDEARPKRQLTGGEWECPQCDFFNHARNMECLRCDCKRPGESSYATADSRSGSGYGYGSAIKDDIDSRSTADKEKEQRWFSKVSQLDNTSDLSSIADEDFPEIMPLRKGVNRFVVSTRKTPLERRLANAEYRRNLGNDGMPEGDDVQTRAVDETPDKKVSLNLDELFGRSSTSPESNNDSITTDQNASADSSSPFSSAGSSRYPRGNNSNYVPFVPLPADMFAEKTENAKVDERMYAESENYSSDASDTSEQTGAVCRAREFHNSVDHLQLSEKPVSQMETKPKENEQADKPERWFKRVAEVENFDVTSAISDDDFSEIMPMRKGENRFVVNKKKDRSLTSPMYRRRVAMEQANNTNFVPFVPFPPDYFAKKDRQEPVGADSTAKASGESSNSLMPEKLNDARPVVPDMNGVQQMENQQLGSGRWNSKSSGENVEGMKTGSSAHETCINANSTGKNFNSLPTNNKNWSSGYSGKEMTNSAWNSNQPAENQSSGYSTKENTNFATSPSQPAENQNVRSSWTGKSLEGSAVKELDPLDMSEEAKAERWFRRVAQIKDISELSQIPDEDFPSIMPMRKGVNRFVVSKRKTPLERRLTSQRYRRNLPIVSSEPIKKESDSSRENTEDFNSGIV
- the LOC102612493 gene encoding probable lysophospholipase BODYGUARD 4; protein product: MLPASNFAGKWAGYLVEILHVILSFIVFLSLDFLETLLCVMYRCLDEFFEGKAPHCYCEKRTDGEEENEQSETLCGRKNLFGQMRFPGNPRRGKECDKVTSDHQHQLVNRWSDCGCESCVSWMKAGDQKLHFVVKEPSQDSSEGSKGNPIENVIFLHGFLCSSSIWTETVFQNLSESVKGKYRLFAVDLLGFGKSPKPRDSLYTLREHLDMIEQSVICPFDLKSFHLVAHSMGCIIALAVAAKYSKSVKSITLVAPPYLPSSKDGASLAVLNRLAGRRLWPPLLFGAAFMSWYEHLGRCVCFFVCRNHRAWESLLKPLTGRRDLNFIIMDLPRHTHHSAWHSMHNVICGGAKYMDDYLESLIENKVKLYVIQGDRDQVIPIECSINIRRKVPNAEVTIVPNANHNSVILGREKDFTETLEQIWVSSADINGTGPG